The following are encoded together in the Methylomonas methanica MC09 genome:
- a CDS encoding lysophospholipid acyltransferase family protein, whose amino-acid sequence MIDAERILQETYPDFNLGKHNQLAVKALKKLLHEDDFNEVINKNRHLRGYAFLDKLLGYFNFHYQVSNQSFSNIPSEGRLLIVANHPIGTLDGLALVKLIRSVRPDVRIVANRVLSHMEPLQSIFLPVDVLSDKKALKDSYKAMLEALENEEAVIIFPAGEVSRITPKGIRDGKWQNGFVKLAKKARCPILPIHIKAKNSALFYSMSTLYKPLGTMLLVKEMFNKKDQEIKFVVGAPIPFAVIAESEQTNKQLSQRFRKHVLNLGKKHKPLLFDTVATVVHPADTKAIKKALFQSRLLGETRDGKKIFLYQFQDDCPVMQEIARLRELTFRTVEEGTGLALDLDKFDIYYSHIVLWDDHALDIVGAYRIGEGPKIMRSHGIEGFYSNTLFELHSEFAALLPNSLELGRSFVQPRYWGQHSLEYLWYGIGAYLREQPDVKYLFGPVSISNAYPQVAKELIIGFYKQQFGSELPKATAKTPFVISEQCRQFVAQEFNSDYSTSFKILNSELRKLGVKVPTLYKQYVELCVDKGCHFIDFNIDPDFNNCIDSLIMVEIDKIAPKKRQRYIETPLLH is encoded by the coding sequence ATGATTGATGCCGAGCGCATTCTGCAGGAAACCTACCCGGATTTTAATCTGGGCAAGCACAACCAACTGGCTGTCAAAGCCCTGAAAAAACTGTTACACGAAGACGACTTCAACGAGGTCATTAACAAAAACCGCCATTTGCGCGGCTACGCATTTCTGGACAAATTACTCGGTTACTTCAACTTTCATTATCAAGTCAGCAACCAGTCGTTCAGCAATATTCCGTCCGAGGGCCGCCTGTTAATCGTCGCCAATCATCCCATCGGTACCTTGGATGGACTGGCGTTGGTTAAATTGATCCGTTCGGTCCGGCCGGACGTACGCATTGTCGCTAATCGGGTTTTGTCGCACATGGAACCCTTACAATCGATTTTTTTGCCGGTCGATGTGTTATCGGACAAAAAGGCCTTAAAAGACAGCTATAAAGCCATGCTGGAGGCTCTGGAAAACGAAGAAGCCGTAATCATATTTCCGGCCGGTGAAGTGTCCCGTATTACCCCCAAAGGCATACGCGACGGCAAATGGCAAAACGGTTTCGTCAAACTGGCTAAAAAGGCCCGTTGCCCTATTTTGCCTATCCATATCAAGGCCAAGAATTCAGCCTTGTTCTACAGCATGTCCACACTCTACAAACCGCTGGGCACCATGCTGCTGGTCAAGGAAATGTTTAATAAAAAAGATCAGGAAATCAAATTCGTTGTCGGCGCACCGATTCCGTTTGCCGTAATCGCGGAAAGCGAGCAAACCAACAAGCAACTCAGCCAGCGATTTCGCAAGCATGTGTTAAACCTGGGAAAAAAGCATAAACCCTTGTTGTTCGATACGGTAGCCACCGTGGTACATCCGGCCGATACCAAGGCTATCAAAAAAGCCTTGTTTCAATCGCGCCTATTGGGCGAAACCCGCGACGGCAAGAAAATTTTCCTGTATCAATTTCAGGACGATTGTCCTGTCATGCAGGAAATAGCCCGCTTGCGGGAATTGACCTTTAGAACCGTGGAAGAAGGTACCGGCTTGGCGCTGGATTTGGACAAGTTCGATATTTACTACAGCCATATCGTGCTATGGGACGACCACGCTCTGGATATCGTGGGTGCCTACCGGATAGGCGAAGGACCGAAAATCATGCGGAGCCACGGTATCGAAGGTTTCTATAGCAATACCTTATTCGAATTACATAGCGAATTTGCCGCCCTGCTGCCGAATAGTCTGGAATTGGGCCGCAGCTTTGTGCAGCCGCGTTATTGGGGACAGCATAGTCTGGAATATCTTTGGTACGGCATCGGCGCCTATTTACGCGAGCAACCCGACGTCAAATATCTGTTCGGCCCGGTGAGTATCAGCAACGCCTATCCGCAAGTGGCCAAGGAACTGATCATCGGCTTTTATAAGCAGCAATTCGGTAGCGAATTACCAAAGGCCACGGCCAAAACCCCATTTGTGATTTCCGAACAATGCCGGCAATTTGTCGCGCAGGAATTTAACAGCGATTATTCCACCAGTTTTAAGATATTAAATAGCGAGCTCCGCAAACTGGGCGTCAAGGTGCCCACGCTCTATAAACAATATGTCGAGTTATGCGTGGACAAAGGCTGCCATTTCATAGACTTCAATATCGACCCCGATTTCAACAACTGCATCGACAGCCTGATTATGGTGGAAATCGATAAAATCGCCCCTAAAAAGCGTCAGCGCTATATCGAAACTCCGCTCTTGCATTAA
- a CDS encoding translocation/assembly module TamB domain-containing protein yields MKKNLLIIAVAIILLLPFGIFTLLNSHSGSRWLVQHILASLPAQTSLAHIDGSLLNHIELRQLHYETDSESVDIDQLSFSWQPAQLLTGTLKLVDVSLEGITIVVKQAKASEPGSFDWQAELGVPVQLILENLSITNLHYQDGETDYRLQQLQLSALTERDRLDITTFNLHAAPLSLDLAGQVTLGKGFPFTLTSHWQLDSAEYGHWQTETKITGDADQLQLDSRQQSPFKLTLQGTFNQLQSQPAIALRGDWQQLHWPLNGDKSQFSSAEGFFEINGLLDDYRLSLSGPIKQDYLPDAALKFIGKGTTKTLDIEDLHLASSAGSLLVTGDVDWQSGTMLDLNASGKNFNPAIVLPDLPGNLTFESHIQAKTDDTGNQAHITLESLTGQLRGNPVKANAKLDLAHDSLDIDTLTVQSGRNRISANGRIASNASNLNFDIDTPKMAELWPGLSGGFKGAGHLLGNWQNPQLVFQAKGNSLRYAEHAIGRLAIDIDYQPDNGKISKIQLHAKQIKTTGIALDTLALDGSGSLNQHQFNLDFHGPDIALTSAVDGRVKDNDWQATLSKLSVAGPDSGKWQLPGPAQIQATRVDDGFNFRVADICLTQNLASLCVAGRYQANTDFTARLRAKALPTKLFNGYLPEQVQVRSHIDADLDIQQQNGLLTGEYQLDLPNNSTLIVKQAKNSRELNLGGMKLTGHLKNKQLAAKADIRLMDSDAVRAELQYNLNSGTISAGRIDASVNNWTLVQAFAPQISKLAGQFKANLDLSGNPRDPNIRGTLDLSGGTVELVEPSTALHDLNLHAVASGGKSKQIEIRGAVNSIFASNESAEALKFNGPIDFAAHLRQLQPLVGDFQVAIPANSIISYQAAQPPVKLPFAASNLNGKINGDKLSANLDLRLLNNDYMTAELQADIGPAKTLSGQINASWQDMTLVDALVADLTQTQGQIKADLTLNGSLTHPTATGSINLDKGATNVARLGIALHDINLQLVNADIDGERLQINGSAQSGQGYLSLSGSAGLNGTADISVKGEDFEVAKLTEAQVDISPDLQLTATESGRKLSGRLNIPKAIVTLQEIPENAVTVSEDEKILGQADKVQQPPTDISLDADIEVILGKQVRFSGLGLDTGLSGRVKLSRSGDNTNMNGTIDMQKGRYQSYGQDLTLRKGRFLFNGPVDAPWLDVEAIRVSKDQTVTAILKVSGPLKNPQTHISSQPALPEAEALAYLITGAPLNQVSKGDSNLVASAALSYGAGQLSWLTEKLGVDEFEVKQGKTLKDTLLTVGQYLTPDFYVGTKVGIFNKQATLVLKHKLTKTINLETQTGTSQRVKLNYEIDTN; encoded by the coding sequence ATGAAAAAAAACCTGCTTATCATCGCGGTAGCGATTATTCTGCTATTACCGTTCGGCATTTTTACCTTGCTGAACAGCCACTCCGGCAGTCGCTGGCTGGTACAACACATTTTAGCCAGCCTGCCCGCCCAAACCAGCTTGGCGCACATTGACGGCAGCTTGTTAAACCATATCGAGTTGCGGCAATTACATTATGAAACAGACTCTGAATCGGTCGATATCGATCAACTCAGCTTCAGCTGGCAACCGGCACAATTACTGACCGGCACCTTAAAGCTGGTCGACGTTAGCCTGGAGGGTATCACTATTGTCGTTAAACAGGCGAAAGCGTCCGAACCGGGCAGTTTCGACTGGCAGGCCGAGTTAGGCGTGCCGGTACAACTGATACTGGAAAATCTGTCAATTACCAATCTGCATTATCAGGACGGCGAAACCGATTACCGCCTGCAACAGCTCCAGCTTTCCGCGCTAACCGAGCGAGACCGCCTCGACATCACCACCTTCAATCTGCATGCAGCGCCGCTCAGCCTGGATTTAGCCGGCCAAGTCACGCTCGGCAAAGGCTTTCCCTTTACCTTAACCAGTCACTGGCAACTCGACAGCGCAGAGTACGGTCACTGGCAAACCGAAACTAAAATCACCGGTGATGCCGATCAATTACAGCTGGACAGCCGCCAACAATCACCGTTCAAACTGACATTGCAGGGCACTTTTAACCAGCTGCAAAGCCAACCCGCGATTGCGTTGCGCGGCGATTGGCAACAATTGCACTGGCCGCTGAACGGCGACAAATCGCAATTCAGCAGTGCCGAGGGCTTTTTTGAGATCAACGGTTTGCTGGACGATTATCGCTTAAGTTTGTCGGGACCTATTAAGCAAGACTATTTACCGGACGCCGCTTTAAAATTCATCGGTAAAGGCACTACCAAAACCCTGGATATAGAAGACCTGCACCTCGCATCCTCGGCCGGCTCCTTGCTGGTGACCGGCGATGTCGACTGGCAAAGCGGCACGATGCTGGATTTAAATGCCAGCGGTAAAAACTTTAACCCGGCCATCGTTCTGCCCGACCTACCCGGCAACCTGACTTTTGAAAGCCATATCCAGGCAAAAACAGACGATACCGGCAATCAGGCGCACATCACACTGGAATCGCTCACCGGACAGTTACGCGGCAACCCCGTCAAAGCCAACGCTAAATTGGACCTTGCCCACGACAGCCTGGATATAGACACTCTGACCGTTCAATCCGGCCGCAATCGCATTAGCGCCAACGGCCGAATCGCCAGCAACGCATCAAATCTGAACTTCGATATCGATACCCCCAAAATGGCCGAATTATGGCCCGGCTTGTCCGGCGGTTTTAAAGGCGCGGGTCATTTACTGGGTAACTGGCAAAATCCGCAGCTGGTATTTCAAGCCAAGGGCAACAGCCTACGCTATGCGGAACACGCTATCGGCCGACTGGCAATAGACATCGACTATCAACCCGACAATGGCAAGATCTCTAAAATACAACTGCACGCCAAGCAGATCAAAACAACCGGCATCGCTCTGGATACGCTGGCGCTGGATGGTTCTGGAAGCTTAAATCAACATCAATTTAACCTGGATTTTCACGGCCCCGACATCGCATTGACCAGCGCCGTCGACGGCAGGGTTAAGGATAACGACTGGCAAGCGACTTTAAGCAAACTCAGCGTGGCCGGCCCCGACTCGGGCAAATGGCAATTGCCCGGCCCCGCCCAAATCCAAGCCACTCGAGTTGACGACGGCTTCAATTTCCGTGTTGCCGATATCTGCCTGACCCAAAACTTAGCATCGTTATGCGTAGCCGGCCGTTATCAAGCCAACACGGATTTTACCGCGCGGCTCAGGGCCAAGGCCTTACCGACCAAACTATTCAATGGCTATTTACCCGAACAGGTGCAAGTTAGAAGCCATATCGATGCGGATCTGGACATCCAGCAACAAAACGGCCTGTTGACCGGTGAATATCAACTCGACTTGCCAAACAACAGCACCCTGATCGTCAAACAAGCAAAAAACAGTCGCGAGTTGAATTTGGGCGGTATGAAACTGACCGGGCATCTAAAAAACAAGCAACTGGCAGCCAAAGCGGATATCCGCCTGATGGACAGCGATGCTGTGCGTGCGGAACTCCAATACAACCTGAATTCGGGCACTATATCGGCGGGTCGTATTGACGCTTCGGTGAATAACTGGACGCTGGTGCAAGCGTTTGCACCGCAAATTAGTAAACTAGCGGGGCAATTTAAAGCCAATCTGGACCTAAGTGGTAATCCGCGCGACCCCAATATTCGCGGTACGCTGGATCTAAGCGGCGGAACGGTTGAACTGGTCGAGCCCTCCACGGCGCTCCATGACCTGAATTTACACGCCGTGGCCAGCGGCGGCAAGTCGAAACAGATCGAGATTCGCGGCGCGGTGAACTCCATATTCGCGTCAAACGAATCGGCCGAAGCCTTGAAATTTAACGGCCCCATCGACTTCGCCGCGCACCTGCGACAACTGCAACCTTTAGTCGGCGATTTTCAGGTCGCTATACCTGCTAACAGCATTATCAGCTACCAAGCCGCCCAGCCGCCCGTTAAATTACCCTTCGCTGCCTCGAATCTTAATGGCAAGATTAACGGCGACAAACTGTCGGCCAATCTGGATTTACGGCTGCTGAATAACGATTATATGACCGCCGAATTACAAGCCGATATCGGGCCAGCAAAAACCTTGTCCGGACAAATTAACGCATCTTGGCAGGACATGACATTGGTCGATGCACTGGTAGCGGATTTAACCCAAACCCAAGGCCAAATTAAAGCCGATCTGACCCTGAATGGCAGCTTGACGCACCCCACCGCTACCGGCTCGATTAATCTCGATAAAGGCGCCACTAACGTCGCCCGACTGGGGATTGCCTTGCATGACATCAATTTACAACTGGTGAACGCCGATATCGACGGCGAACGCCTGCAAATCAACGGCAGCGCCCAATCGGGGCAAGGCTACTTAAGTTTAAGCGGCAGCGCCGGTTTAAACGGCACTGCGGATATTTCCGTAAAAGGAGAGGATTTCGAGGTCGCCAAACTCACCGAAGCGCAGGTGGATATCAGCCCAGACTTGCAGCTGACGGCTACGGAGTCAGGGAGAAAGCTATCCGGCCGACTGAACATTCCCAAAGCCATCGTCACCTTGCAGGAAATCCCGGAAAATGCGGTAACGGTCAGCGAAGATGAAAAAATCCTCGGTCAAGCCGACAAAGTGCAACAACCGCCGACCGATATTAGCCTGGACGCCGATATTGAGGTCATCCTGGGCAAGCAAGTCCGCTTCTCCGGACTGGGTCTGGATACCGGCCTATCGGGTCGCGTGAAACTCAGCCGTTCCGGCGATAACACCAACATGAACGGTACTATCGATATGCAGAAAGGCCGTTATCAAAGCTATGGGCAGGATCTAACCCTGCGCAAGGGCCGGTTTTTATTTAACGGGCCGGTCGATGCCCCCTGGTTGGACGTGGAAGCGATCAGGGTTTCCAAAGACCAAACCGTCACCGCCATATTAAAGGTAAGCGGTCCGTTAAAAAATCCGCAAACCCATATTTCCTCGCAGCCCGCGTTACCGGAAGCCGAAGCCTTGGCTTATCTGATCACCGGTGCGCCGCTCAATCAAGTCAGCAAGGGCGACAGCAACTTGGTAGCCAGCGCGGCATTATCCTACGGTGCCGGGCAATTATCCTGGCTAACCGAAAAGCTTGGCGTGGACGAATTTGAGGTCAAGCAGGGTAAAACCCTGAAGGACACTTTACTAACAGTAGGCCAGTATTTAACCCCGGATTTTTATGTCGGCACTAAAGTCGGTATTTTCAATAAGCAAGCCACTCTGGTGTTAAAACATAAACTCACCAAAACCATTAATCTGGAAACCCAAACCGGCACTTCACAGCGGGTGAAGCTCAATTACGAAATCGATACCAATTGA
- a CDS encoding autotransporter assembly complex protein TamA — MSISSRRIHSLLCLTLFSFSWPVIAEVTLSGLPDQAATNVKLTLSLEKESCDSPEWKIRQLYDKADQEIDEALRALGYYHAVSNKQLHFDDACWHAEFDIHQGPQVIVDSVEIVWEGDAEQDDAFSKLRNELRAATGSGLNHGRYEKMKSQIESLAMERGYFKGRFREKELLVNTQENTAQIRLTYDAGQRTYFGDITIDQDILDPDFVEKFVSVKPDAYYNASQLAKTHNTLSMSGYFSMVDIHPELAQIEQNRVPISLKLYPKKIHHYSFGLGYDTDKGPLLSASYMNRRLNRQGHFFNADIDLSPVLSTATAEYSVPLENPVSDFFSFGGGLKREDTDSYKSLSGKLSARLKHAFESGWKQTLFVDSVYESFTANSQKDSTLLLLPGGSWLRSVADNPLRPTRGYRLELNLTGSYKNPISDISMAQGSIAAVWSHPLPWHARVITRAEQGATQVDNFDKLPTSYRYYAGGMNSIRGYSYKELGRKDAQGHVIGGRFLSVVSVEYEQAVLDDWGVAAFIDGGNAYNLDNIEIKSGAGLGVRWYSPIGLIRVDVAVPLSESDSSFQFHFAAGTRL; from the coding sequence ATGTCCATTTCCTCTCGACGAATTCATTCACTACTATGTTTGACCCTATTCAGTTTCTCCTGGCCTGTTATCGCGGAAGTCACCCTATCGGGCTTACCGGATCAAGCCGCAACCAACGTAAAACTCACCTTATCGCTGGAGAAAGAAAGTTGCGACAGTCCTGAATGGAAAATCCGCCAACTGTATGACAAGGCCGATCAGGAAATTGACGAGGCTTTGCGCGCCTTGGGCTATTACCATGCGGTGAGCAATAAACAGCTACATTTCGACGACGCATGCTGGCATGCAGAATTCGATATACACCAAGGCCCGCAGGTTATTGTGGACAGCGTGGAAATCGTATGGGAAGGCGACGCCGAGCAGGACGATGCATTCAGTAAGCTGCGCAACGAACTGCGCGCCGCGACCGGCTCCGGGCTGAACCACGGCCGCTACGAAAAAATGAAAAGCCAAATTGAGTCGCTAGCCATGGAGCGCGGCTATTTTAAAGGCCGTTTCCGGGAAAAAGAGTTACTGGTAAACACACAGGAAAACACGGCCCAAATCCGCCTGACATACGATGCCGGCCAACGGACATATTTTGGCGATATCACCATCGATCAGGACATCCTCGACCCCGACTTTGTAGAAAAATTTGTCAGCGTCAAACCCGACGCTTATTACAACGCCTCGCAATTGGCTAAAACGCATAATACCTTATCCATGAGCGGTTACTTCTCGATGGTGGATATTCATCCTGAATTGGCGCAAATCGAGCAAAATCGCGTACCGATCAGCTTGAAACTCTATCCGAAAAAAATCCATCATTACAGCTTTGGCTTGGGTTACGACACAGACAAAGGGCCGCTGTTGTCAGCCTCCTACATGAACCGCCGTCTCAACCGCCAAGGTCATTTTTTTAACGCCGATATCGACCTATCACCGGTATTGTCCACTGCAACCGCTGAATACAGTGTGCCGCTGGAAAATCCGGTCAGCGATTTTTTCAGCTTCGGCGGCGGTCTGAAACGTGAAGATACCGATAGCTACAAATCCCTGTCCGGCAAGCTGTCGGCGCGTTTGAAACACGCCTTCGAAAGCGGTTGGAAGCAAACCTTGTTCGTGGATTCTGTATACGAAAGTTTTACCGCCAACTCGCAAAAAGACAGTACGCTACTGCTATTGCCCGGCGGCAGTTGGTTGCGCTCGGTAGCGGACAATCCACTACGCCCTACCCGAGGCTACCGACTGGAACTCAATCTGACCGGTAGCTATAAAAACCCCATTTCCGATATCAGCATGGCGCAGGGCTCGATAGCAGCGGTTTGGTCACATCCGCTGCCTTGGCATGCCCGCGTCATCACCCGTGCGGAACAAGGCGCCACCCAGGTGGATAATTTCGATAAATTACCCACCAGCTACCGTTATTATGCCGGCGGCATGAACAGCATCCGCGGTTATTCGTATAAGGAACTGGGCCGCAAGGACGCCCAAGGCCATGTGATTGGCGGACGCTTTTTAAGCGTAGTCAGCGTCGAATACGAACAGGCCGTTCTCGACGACTGGGGCGTGGCGGCATTTATCGACGGCGGCAACGCCTATAATCTGGATAATATCGAAATTAAATCCGGTGCCGGTTTAGGCGTGCGCTGGTATTCGCCGATCGGCTTGATCCGGGTCGATGTCGCCGTCCCACTCAGCGAATCCGACTCGTCGTTTCAATTTCATTTTGCCGCCGGCACCCGCTTATGA